Below is a window of Planococcus rifietoensis DNA.
TCGCGCTGTTGCTGACGGCATTGCCTGCGTTTTACGCGCTGTACCTGCGCATTAATCTGCCGGATTCGCCGCAATTCACAGCGAAAAAAGACGTGCTGCGCTCTGTTTCGACCAATATTCGTGACGTATGGTCAAAAACGTATCGGCGCCCGACGATGATGCTGTGGATCGTCTGGTTTACGGTCGTCTTCTCGTATTATGGGATGTTCCTATGGCTGCCGAGCGTTATGGTGATGAAAGGATTCCCGCTCATCCAAAGTTTCCAATATGTATTGATCATGACGCTTGCGCAATTGCCGGGTTATTTCTCGGCTGCTTGGCTCATCGAACGCGCCGGCCGGAAGTTCGTGCTGGTGACGTATCTGATCGGGACGGCTGCCTCCGCTTTAGCGTTTGGGAATGCGGACACCGTTACGACGCTATTGATATCAGGTGCCTTCCTATCATTCTTCAACCTCGGTGCTTGGGGAGCGCTCTACGCATATTCGCCTGAGCAGTATCCGACGGTCATCCGTGCGACAGGCACAGGCATGGCGGCGTCATTCGGCAGGATCGGCGGAATTCTTGGCCCGATCCTGGTTGGTTCGATGCTGACGGCGGGATTCGGCATCAATATCATTTTTGCGATTTTCTGCGTTTCGATTTTGATCGGCGCATTGGCGGTTGCCTTCCTTGGGACCGAAACGAAACAGATGGAATTGGAATGATGAAACGCGGGCCGAATAAGGCCCGCGTTTTCGTTTTCTCTAAAGTGAAAAGAGGGAATGAGCCAAAAATAGCTAATAAGTAATGAAGAAATGAATTTAATGGAAACGAGTGTGGAGACATGGAATGGAAATGGTACCAGGAGATTGGCGAATATATGGAAAAAGCAAGGCCGCTGCTTGAAAAAAGGGAAGACCTATACAGTTTATTTCTGGGTGTGCTTGGCCAAATTGAACAAGGGCGTTATGAAACTTTCTATTTAGGGCTTGCGGAAGACGCACAAGGAATTGCTGCATTGGCTTTGATGACGCCTCCACATCCTTTGCAATTGATTGCCTTGCGGGAAGACGCGAATGTTGAAACGCTGGCGGCGAATGCATTCCGTCAGGCGGAAATCGAAATTCCCGGCGTCATTGGGGATAAAAGGACCGCTGAAAGATTTGCGGAAGCGTGGGGAGAATTTGCGGAAATTGCGATGGACCAAGGCTTGTACAGAATTGACGCGGTACGGAAGAAACTGGCGAAAAGCCCAGGCAGCTGGCGTGTGGCGAACCGGCTTGATGCCCCGTTGCTCGTCGATTGGTATCAATTATTCGGTGAAGATACCGGCATCGGCAATCCATCGCAAGAGGAAGCCGAAGAAAAAATTGCCGATTTCATTTCACGTAAAGAAGTGTTTCTCTGGGAAGACGAGGGGCGTGTGGTGTCCTGCATGAAAAAAGCGCGTCCGTCCAAGCATGGCATCACCGTGTCATTTGTTTTTACGCCGAGAGAGCTTCGGAAAAAAGGCTATGCACGTACGCTTGTCGCGGAAGTTACGGAAGAGCTGCTCAATGAATATGATTTTGCGATGCTTTATACCGACTTGGCGAATGGCACCTCCAATAAGATTTACCAGGAAATCGGCTATGAACAAATCGCCAATCCAATGCACTTGAAATTTGGGCAACTGTAACGGGAGTAAAGCCCTGTGTATAAGGGTATAGAAAAACGACCAATTGAAAGGGGGCGAAGCGAATGATCCGCTTTGACAAGGTCACAAAACGATTTCCGGACGGTACGGAAGCGTTGAAAGACGTTACGCTCGATTTGCCCGCACGCCAGCTGACTGCCATCATCGGCCCCAGTGGATGCGGAAAAACGACCTTGATGAAAATGGTGAACAAGCTCGAAAATCCGACAGCAGGCGCCATATACATAGACGATGAGCCGATCACCGGCATGGATGAGGTGAAGTTAAGGCGGTCGATCGGCTATGTCATTCAGCGCATCGGCCTGTTTCCCCATATGACCATCGCTGACAATGTCTCGCTTGTCCCGAAGCTATTGAACTGGCCGGCTGATAAAACCGACGACCGCTCGAAAGAATTGCTGCAATTAGTCGGATTGGACCCTGCTGTTTTCATGGATCGCTATCCTCTGGAATTGAGTGGCGGGCAGCAGCAACGTGTCGGCGTCGTCCGTGCACTAGCGGGTGATCCGAATATCGTGCTGATGGATGAGCCTTTTTCGGCGCTCGACCCGATCAGCCGCGAACAATTGCAGGATGAGCTGCGCCATTTGCAGCAGGAAATCCATAAAACGATCATTTTCGTCACCCATGATATGGACGAGGCCTTGAAAATCGCCGATACGATCGTCGTGATGAAAGATGGGCAAGTCGAACAGATCGGGACGCCGCAGCAATTGATCGATGAACCCGCCAATGAATTTGTGCGCAACTTTATCGGCACTGAACGCATCAACCAGAAACGTTCATTTGGAGACCGGCGTTTGAAGGAATTCGCGTTTCTTTTCGATACGGACTGGGCAGGAGAAGCGGAAGAGGTGGAAGCCAAATTGTCGGTCAGCGATGCGCATCAGCTATTGGAGCAAAGCGGCAAACCGCGCTTGGCTATAATCGATGAAGGAACATTAGTCGGCTTTGCCGGAGAGCGGGAATTGCTTAGAGCTGCCCTTCATGTTGAGAAGGAGGCGACCGTATGAATGCGTTTTTCGATACACTTGTAAGCCGCCAGGACATGATTCAAGATGCTTTTATCGAACATATTTATTTATCCTTTGTCGCTGTAGCGATCGGCATTGCAATTGCTCTGCCGACAGGGATTATGATCGCCCGCTACCGGCGCTTTGCCGAACCGATCATCGGAGTCACTGCTATTTTCCAGACGATACCAAGTTTA
It encodes the following:
- a CDS encoding MFS transporter produces the protein MTTATEKNTKSVSQRKLLGVAGLGWLFDAMDVGILAFIIAALHEDWGLTSQQMGWIGGVNSIGMAVGAFIFGIYADRVGRKKIFIITLLLFSLASGISAFTTTLAAFLILRFFVGMGLGGELPVASTLVSESVPAKDRGRVVVLLESFWAAGWLVAAIISYFIIPAYGWRVALLLTALPAFYALYLRINLPDSPQFTAKKDVLRSVSTNIRDVWSKTYRRPTMMLWIVWFTVVFSYYGMFLWLPSVMVMKGFPLIQSFQYVLIMTLAQLPGYFSAAWLIERAGRKFVLVTYLIGTAASALAFGNADTVTTLLISGAFLSFFNLGAWGALYAYSPEQYPTVIRATGTGMAASFGRIGGILGPILVGSMLTAGFGINIIFAIFCVSILIGALAVAFLGTETKQMELE
- a CDS encoding GNAT family N-acetyltransferase, which codes for MEWKWYQEIGEYMEKARPLLEKREDLYSLFLGVLGQIEQGRYETFYLGLAEDAQGIAALALMTPPHPLQLIALREDANVETLAANAFRQAEIEIPGVIGDKRTAERFAEAWGEFAEIAMDQGLYRIDAVRKKLAKSPGSWRVANRLDAPLLVDWYQLFGEDTGIGNPSQEEAEEKIADFISRKEVFLWEDEGRVVSCMKKARPSKHGITVSFVFTPRELRKKGYARTLVAEVTEELLNEYDFAMLYTDLANGTSNKIYQEIGYEQIANPMHLKFGQL
- a CDS encoding ABC transporter ATP-binding protein; the protein is MIRFDKVTKRFPDGTEALKDVTLDLPARQLTAIIGPSGCGKTTLMKMVNKLENPTAGAIYIDDEPITGMDEVKLRRSIGYVIQRIGLFPHMTIADNVSLVPKLLNWPADKTDDRSKELLQLVGLDPAVFMDRYPLELSGGQQQRVGVVRALAGDPNIVLMDEPFSALDPISREQLQDELRHLQQEIHKTIIFVTHDMDEALKIADTIVVMKDGQVEQIGTPQQLIDEPANEFVRNFIGTERINQKRSFGDRRLKEFAFLFDTDWAGEAEEVEAKLSVSDAHQLLEQSGKPRLAIIDEGTLVGFAGERELLRAALHVEKEATV